A genomic segment from Takifugu rubripes chromosome 20, fTakRub1.2, whole genome shotgun sequence encodes:
- the sbno2b gene encoding si:ch73-63e15.2 isoform X3 translates to MPILHSALAMEEENYLHPEGPQLDSSLFSVASSNLENSLYAPSGSWGPRSQQTGYSIRSPMQSGNQQYHLNNSTTSATTDVHMDMYCGLPVDFSSFNLPRNGDFTQDLACIDELSTNSLFSSPADSLSEYADSQSFINADNLDTVPTIWDINTNTTNAPAQSQLEVQRTQPPPEEEEEAEEEETEELGHVDTYAEYKPSKSTIGISHPDIVVETNTLSSVPPPDITYVLSLPETTIKGGLLSALQLEAIIYGCQQHEVILQNKQRAGFLIGDGAGVGKGRTVAGIILENYLKGRKKALWFSISNDLKFDAERDLKDIDAPHIPVLALNKIKYGDTATSEGVLFATYSALIGESQAGGQHRTRIKQILDWCKPDFDGVIIFDECHKAKNATSTKMGKAVLDLQNQLPRARVVYASATGASEPKNMIYMSRLGIWGEGTPFRTFDDFLHAIEKRGVGAMEIVAMDMKVSGMYIARQLSFSGVSFRIEEIGLDNDFKLVYNKAAKLWAEALQVFMRAADELGLVSRKSLWGQFWSSHQRFFKYLCIAAKVRCLVELAQKELEAGKCIVVGLQSTGESRTREVLDENDGHLDRFVSAAEGVFQSLVTKHFPSEKQRREKAPGNKRKRKPRGRQPKVPKHNVDSGGVINISDDSSSDSDGMETDSNSSPDSLLDNDDVIFVNHTNGQTARIEEMKQDLLHKISILGKELPLNTLDELIDKFGGPDKVSEMTGRRGRVVRRPDGSVRYESRAEQGLTIDHINLKEKDRFMSGEKLVAIISEAASSGISLQADKRVKNQRRRVHMTLELPWSADRAIQQFGRTHRSNQVTAPEYIFLISELAGERRFASIVAKRLESLGALTHGDRRATESRDLSKYNFENKYGTKALDKITKSIMGHIENKVPPPKGYPGGCAMFFRDMKLGMMDVGILCKDPRFGISTEKDCSITKFLNRILGLEVHKQNYLFQYFTDNFDYLIEKDKKEGKYDMGILDLAPGNDEIYEEKQEIFLTAGNPQDGQVVLYKISVDRGMPWEEAYSRSLKLSGSDEGFYLSLKLRGNHPCVLLAEQGRGKNFIVYKPNIGKQSQTESLDKLQQRYRKVAPEEAKDSWENQFTFSFKKCSHANWNGKCKKIEEGQECLQGMRLRQYHMLCGALLRVWKRVADVVSDITSSSILQIVRLKTKQHNKQVGIKIPENCVARVREELLQMDEEVKKKRREREQQALEQRALEQRKMENRHLLANLFNQKPVLNKSLVQSLAPNQFLNQKPSQSVSQRTQSGSVSQLPRVQALPESTLQQPPQTMPMQPLQRNPCQGQQRTHNSWSTIPTTSTNHHVALSNPANHAPSLQSQFHPQQILPFFQALKNSGLPFHQNAPSPSLSSNPLDEILDLTVSSPSPSPDTTEGGPSLDSLTRHSSAFGDDFNLESLISLPAPNPQPATQLQPPLLLQQQQNHNMLANIHQGLLDFFDLPLCPQMSSQKPNPSSSNSSGSSSTSPVSNSLVSQVPTGQPPPSSLTSSSSSLFSSPSSSSSLFSNSFPSPYIHPQSDPLHLPNGHCSTNALDVREALNSMLQDGHDRKSVIQYRNQD, encoded by the exons GACTTAGCCTGCATTGATGAGCTCTCCACAAACTCCCTGTTCTCCTCTCCGGCTGACTCACTGTCAGAATATGCCGATAGCCAGTCCTTCATCAACGCAGACAACCTGGACACCGTGCCCACCATCTGGGACATCAACACTAATACTACGAACGCACCAGCACAGAGCCAGTTAGAG GTCCAGAGAACCCAGCCTCctccagaggaagaagaggaggccgaggaggaagagacagaggaacTGGGACATGTAGACACATATGCAGAGTACAAGCCTTCCAAAT CCACTATAGGAATTTCTCATCCTGACATAGTAGTTGAGACCAACACTTTATCAAGCGTCCCTCCACCTGACATCACATACGTTCTGTCTCTCCCTGAAACAACCATTAAAGGTGGCCTGCTATCcgctctgcagctggaggccATCATATACGGCTGCCAG CAACATGAGGTTATACTTCAGAACAAGCAAAGGGCAGGCTTCCTGATTGGAGATGGGGCAGGGGTTGGCAAGGGACGCACTGTGGCAGGAATCATTCTTGAGAATTACCTTAAGGGAAGGAAAAAGGCTTTATG GTTCAGCATATCAAATGACCTGAAATTTGACGCAGAGAGAGATCTAAAGGACATAGATGCACCACATATTCCTGTGCTTGCCTTAAACAAG ATTAAGTATGGAGACACAGCTACCTCAGAAGGAGTCCTATTTGCAACTTATTCTGCTCTGATCGGCGAGAGCCAGGCAGGGGGGCAGCACCGGACGAGAATTAAACAGATCCTAGACTGGTGCAAGCCAGACTTTGATGGTGTT ATCATTTTTGATGAATGCCACAAAGCTAAGAATGCCACATCTACAAAGATGGGCAAGGCAGTGCTTGACCTGCAAAACCAACTGCCACGGGCTAGAGTGGTGTACGCCAGTGCCACGG GTGCCTCTGAGCCAAAGAACATGATCTACATGAGCCGTCTGGGAATCTGGGGTGAAGGCACACCCTTCAGAACCTTTGATGACTTCCTACATGCAATCGAGAAGCG AGGTGTCGGTGCCATGGAGATTGTTGCTATGGACATGAAAGTGAGTGGGATGTACATTGCCCGGCAACTGAGCTTCTCAGGGGTTTCCTTCCGTATTGAAGAGATCGGACTGGACAATGACTTCAAACTGGTCTACAACAAGGCTGCCAAGCTG TGGGCAGAAGCTTTGCAGGTATTCATGCGTGCAGCTGATGAGCTGGGCCTGGTGAGCAGGAAGTCACTGTGGGGACAGTTCTGGTCATCCCACCAGCGCTTCTTCAAATACCTCTGTATTGCTGCCAAGGTCCGCTGTCTGGTGGAGCTGGCCCAAAAAGAACTGGAGGCTGGAAAG TGCATTGTTGTTGGGCTTCAGTCTACTGGAGAGTCCCGCACCCGAGAAGTCCTGGATGAGAATGACGGCCATcttgacagatttgtttctgctgcaga GGGAGTATTCCAGTCTCTTGTAACAAAACACTTTCCatcagagaagcagaggagggagaaagCACCAGGGAACAAGAGGAAAC GGAAGCCTCGAGGTCGCCAACCTAAGGTACCCAAGCACAATGTGGACAGTGGTGGGGTGATCAACATCAGTGACGACAGCAGCAGTGACTCTGATGGAATGGAGACAGACTCCAACTCCTCACCAGACTCTCTGCTAgacaatgatgatgtcatctttgTTAACCACACTAACGGTCAGACAG CCAGGATAGAGGAGATGAAGCAGGACCTCCTTCACAAAATATCCATACTGGGAAAAGAACTACCTCTCAACACCTTGGACGAACTCATCGATAAGTTCGGAGGACCAGATAAAGTCTCAGAG ATGACCGGCCGTCGGGGACGTGTGGTGCGGCGTCCCGACGGAAGTGTTCGTTATGAGTCGCGGGCTGAGCAGGGTCTAACCATCGACCACATCAACCTAAAGGAGAAAGATCGATTCATGAGTggagaaaag TTGGTGGCCATTATCTCAGAGGCTGCTAGCTCTGGAATCTCCCTCCAAGCAGACAAGCGGGTAAAGAACCAGAGGCGGCGAGTCCACATGACATTGGAACTGCCTTGGAGTGCAGACAGGGCCATTCAGCAGTTTG GTCGCACCCATCGATCCAACCAGGTAACAGCCCCAGAGTACATCTTTCTCATCTCAGAATTGGCAGGGGAGCGACGTTTTGCCTCCATTGTGGCTAAGAGACTGGAGAGCCTG GGTGCGTTGACTCATGGAGACAGACGAGCGACAGAATCCAGAGACCTGAGCAAGTACAACTTTGAGAACAAG TATGGTACCAAGGCTCTTGATAAGATCACCAAATCAATTATGGGCCACATAGAGAATAAGGTCCCCCCTCCTAAAGGCTACCCAGGGGGGTGTGCCATGTTCTTCAGAG ATATGAAGCTTGGCATGATGGATGTGGGAATTCTTTGTAAGGATCCTCGGTTTGGGATCAGCACTGAGAAAG actgCAGCATCACCAAGTTCTTAAATCGCATCCTGGGTCTGGAAGTTCACAAGCAGAACTACCTGTTCCAGTATTTCACTGACAACTTTGACTACCTTATtgagaaagacaaaaaggagGGCAAATATGACATGGGAATCCTAG ATCTCGCTCCTGGCAATGATGAGATCtatgaggagaagcaggaaatCTTCTTGACAGCTGGAAACCCCCAGGATGGACAGGTTGTTCTCTATAAA ATCAGCGTGGACAGAGGGATGCCCTGGGAGGAAGCCTACAGCAGGTCGCTGAAGCTTAGCGGCTCTGACGAGGGATTCTACCTCTCACTAAAG CTGCGAGGTAACCATCCATGTGTGCTGCTAGCTGAGCAAGGAAGAGGTAAAAACTTCATTGTCTACAAGCCCAACATTGGCAAACAGTCCCAGACTGAGAGCCTGGACAAACTGCAGCAACGTTACAGAAAG gtggctccagaggaagcCAAGGACAGCTGGGAAAACCAATTTACCTTCTCTTTCAAGAAGTGTAGCCATGCAAACTG GAATGGGAAGTGTAAGAAAATTGAGGAAGGCCAGGAGTGCCTGCAGGGCATGCGTCTTCGTCAGTACCACATGCTGTGTGGTGCTCTGCTGCGCGTGTGGAAGCGCGTGGCGGATGTTGTGTCTGACATCACGAGCTCCAGCATCCTGCAAATCGTCCGCCTGAAAACCAAGCAGCATAACAAGCAAGTCG GTATCAAGATCCCAGAGAACTGTGTGGCACGTGTACGGGAGGAGCTCTTGCAAATGGacgaggaggtgaagaagaaacggagggagagggagcagcaggctCTGGAGCAGCGGGCCCTGGAGCAGCGGAAAATGGAGAACAGACATCTCCTTGCAAATTTGTTCAACCAGAAACCAGTTCTGAACAAGTCGCTGGTTCAGTCTCTCGCCCCAAATCAGTTCCTCAATCAGAAACCGAGCCAAAGTGTTTCACAAAGGACTCAAAGCGGGAGCGTCTCCCAGCTGCCCAGAGTTCAAGCCCTCCCCGAGTCCACTTTACAGCAGCCCCCACAGACCATGCCCATGCAGCCCTTACAGAGAAACCCCTGTCAAGGCCAGCAGAGGACCCATAACAGCTGGTCTACCatccccaccacctccaccaacCACCATGTCGCGCTGTCCAACCCTGCTAACCACGCCCCCAGCCTGCAGTCACAGTTTCACCCCCAGCAGATTTTACCCTTCTTCCAGGCGCTGAAGAACTCCGGTCTTCCGTTTCACCAGAACGCCCCGTCTCCAAGCTTGTCTTCCAACCCCCTGGATGAGATCTTGGACCTGACTGTGAGCTCGCCATCGCCCTCTCCAGACACCACAGAGGGCGGACCCAGCCTGGACAGCCTGACGAGACACTCCTCAGCTTTCGGAGATGACTTTAACCTGGAGTCCCTGATCTCCCTGCCTGCTCCAAATCCCCAGCCCGCTACCCAGCTACAGCCGCCTCTTctactccagcagcagcagaatcataACATGCTGGCCAATATCCACCAAGGCTTATTAGATTTTTTTGATTTGCCCCTGTGTCCCCAGATGTCCTCACAAAAACCAAACCCCTCCTCCTCTAACTCCTCCGGCTCTTCTTCCACCTCCCCCGTCTCAAACAGCCTGGTTTCTCAAGTCCCCACCGGCCAACCGCCCCCGTCCTCGCTAACgtcatcctcttcatctctcttcTCCAGCCCGtcctcgtcttcttctctgttttccAACTCTTTCCCCTCGCCCTACATCCACCCCCAGTCAGACCCTCTCCATCTGCCCAATGGCCACTGTAGCACCAACGCCCTCGATGTCCGCGAGGCTCTGAACAGCATGCTTCAGGACGGACACGACCGCAAGTCCGTCATCCAGTACCGCAATCAGGACTGA
- the sbno2b gene encoding si:ch73-63e15.2 isoform X2, with the protein MPILHSALAMEEENYLHPEGPQLDSSLFSVASSNLENSLYAPSGSWGPRSQQTGYSIRSPMQSGNQQYHLNNSTTSATTDVHMDMYCGLPVDFSSFNLPRNGDFTQDLACIDELSTNSLFSSPADSLSEYADSQSFINADNLDTVPTIWDINTNTTNAPAQSQLELNGTGRFHGLASLDDITALISTPPLAGFQVQRTQPPPEEEEEAEEEETEELGHVDTYAEYKPSKSTIGISHPDIVVETNTLSSVPPPDITYVLSLPETTIKGGLLSALQLEAIIYGCQQHEVILQNKQRAGFLIGDGAGVGKGRTVAGIILENYLKGRKKALWFSISNDLKFDAERDLKDIDAPHIPVLALNKIKYGDTATSEGVLFATYSALIGESQAGGQHRTRIKQILDWCKPDFDGVIIFDECHKAKNATSTKMGKAVLDLQNQLPRARVVYASATGASEPKNMIYMSRLGIWGEGTPFRTFDDFLHAIEKRGVGAMEIVAMDMKVSGMYIARQLSFSGVSFRIEEIGLDNDFKLVYNKAAKLWAEALQVFMRAADELGLVSRKSLWGQFWSSHQRFFKYLCIAAKVRCLVELAQKELEAGKCIVVGLQSTGESRTREVLDENDGHLDRFVSAAEGVFQSLVTKHFPSEKQRREKAPGNKRKRKPRGRQPKVPKHNVDSGGVINISDDSSSDSDGMETDSNSSPDSLLDNDDVIFVNHTNARIEEMKQDLLHKISILGKELPLNTLDELIDKFGGPDKVSEMTGRRGRVVRRPDGSVRYESRAEQGLTIDHINLKEKDRFMSGEKLVAIISEAASSGISLQADKRVKNQRRRVHMTLELPWSADRAIQQFGRTHRSNQVTAPEYIFLISELAGERRFASIVAKRLESLGALTHGDRRATESRDLSKYNFENKYGTKALDKITKSIMGHIENKVPPPKGYPGGCAMFFRDMKLGMMDVGILCKDPRFGISTEKDCSITKFLNRILGLEVHKQNYLFQYFTDNFDYLIEKDKKEGKYDMGILDLAPGNDEIYEEKQEIFLTAGNPQDGQVVLYKISVDRGMPWEEAYSRSLKLSGSDEGFYLSLKLRGNHPCVLLAEQGRGKNFIVYKPNIGKQSQTESLDKLQQRYRKVAPEEAKDSWENQFTFSFKKCSHANWNGKCKKIEEGQECLQGMRLRQYHMLCGALLRVWKRVADVVSDITSSSILQIVRLKTKQHNKQVGIKIPENCVARVREELLQMDEEVKKKRREREQQALEQRALEQRKMENRHLLANLFNQKPVLNKSLVQSLAPNQFLNQKPSQSVSQRTQSGSVSQLPRVQALPESTLQQPPQTMPMQPLQRNPCQGQQRTHNSWSTIPTTSTNHHVALSNPANHAPSLQSQFHPQQILPFFQALKNSGLPFHQNAPSPSLSSNPLDEILDLTVSSPSPSPDTTEGGPSLDSLTRHSSAFGDDFNLESLISLPAPNPQPATQLQPPLLLQQQQNHNMLANIHQGLLDFFDLPLCPQMSSQKPNPSSSNSSGSSSTSPVSNSLVSQVPTGQPPPSSLTSSSSSLFSSPSSSSSLFSNSFPSPYIHPQSDPLHLPNGHCSTNALDVREALNSMLQDGHDRKSVIQYRNQD; encoded by the exons GACTTAGCCTGCATTGATGAGCTCTCCACAAACTCCCTGTTCTCCTCTCCGGCTGACTCACTGTCAGAATATGCCGATAGCCAGTCCTTCATCAACGCAGACAACCTGGACACCGTGCCCACCATCTGGGACATCAACACTAATACTACGAACGCACCAGCACAGAGCCAGTTAGAG CTAAATGGCACCGGCAGGTTTCACGGTTTGGCAAGTTTGGATGATATAACTGCTCTTATCAGCACGCCACCTTTAGCAGGATTCCAG GTCCAGAGAACCCAGCCTCctccagaggaagaagaggaggccgaggaggaagagacagaggaacTGGGACATGTAGACACATATGCAGAGTACAAGCCTTCCAAAT CCACTATAGGAATTTCTCATCCTGACATAGTAGTTGAGACCAACACTTTATCAAGCGTCCCTCCACCTGACATCACATACGTTCTGTCTCTCCCTGAAACAACCATTAAAGGTGGCCTGCTATCcgctctgcagctggaggccATCATATACGGCTGCCAG CAACATGAGGTTATACTTCAGAACAAGCAAAGGGCAGGCTTCCTGATTGGAGATGGGGCAGGGGTTGGCAAGGGACGCACTGTGGCAGGAATCATTCTTGAGAATTACCTTAAGGGAAGGAAAAAGGCTTTATG GTTCAGCATATCAAATGACCTGAAATTTGACGCAGAGAGAGATCTAAAGGACATAGATGCACCACATATTCCTGTGCTTGCCTTAAACAAG ATTAAGTATGGAGACACAGCTACCTCAGAAGGAGTCCTATTTGCAACTTATTCTGCTCTGATCGGCGAGAGCCAGGCAGGGGGGCAGCACCGGACGAGAATTAAACAGATCCTAGACTGGTGCAAGCCAGACTTTGATGGTGTT ATCATTTTTGATGAATGCCACAAAGCTAAGAATGCCACATCTACAAAGATGGGCAAGGCAGTGCTTGACCTGCAAAACCAACTGCCACGGGCTAGAGTGGTGTACGCCAGTGCCACGG GTGCCTCTGAGCCAAAGAACATGATCTACATGAGCCGTCTGGGAATCTGGGGTGAAGGCACACCCTTCAGAACCTTTGATGACTTCCTACATGCAATCGAGAAGCG AGGTGTCGGTGCCATGGAGATTGTTGCTATGGACATGAAAGTGAGTGGGATGTACATTGCCCGGCAACTGAGCTTCTCAGGGGTTTCCTTCCGTATTGAAGAGATCGGACTGGACAATGACTTCAAACTGGTCTACAACAAGGCTGCCAAGCTG TGGGCAGAAGCTTTGCAGGTATTCATGCGTGCAGCTGATGAGCTGGGCCTGGTGAGCAGGAAGTCACTGTGGGGACAGTTCTGGTCATCCCACCAGCGCTTCTTCAAATACCTCTGTATTGCTGCCAAGGTCCGCTGTCTGGTGGAGCTGGCCCAAAAAGAACTGGAGGCTGGAAAG TGCATTGTTGTTGGGCTTCAGTCTACTGGAGAGTCCCGCACCCGAGAAGTCCTGGATGAGAATGACGGCCATcttgacagatttgtttctgctgcaga GGGAGTATTCCAGTCTCTTGTAACAAAACACTTTCCatcagagaagcagaggagggagaaagCACCAGGGAACAAGAGGAAAC GGAAGCCTCGAGGTCGCCAACCTAAGGTACCCAAGCACAATGTGGACAGTGGTGGGGTGATCAACATCAGTGACGACAGCAGCAGTGACTCTGATGGAATGGAGACAGACTCCAACTCCTCACCAGACTCTCTGCTAgacaatgatgatgtcatctttgTTAACCACACTAACG CCAGGATAGAGGAGATGAAGCAGGACCTCCTTCACAAAATATCCATACTGGGAAAAGAACTACCTCTCAACACCTTGGACGAACTCATCGATAAGTTCGGAGGACCAGATAAAGTCTCAGAG ATGACCGGCCGTCGGGGACGTGTGGTGCGGCGTCCCGACGGAAGTGTTCGTTATGAGTCGCGGGCTGAGCAGGGTCTAACCATCGACCACATCAACCTAAAGGAGAAAGATCGATTCATGAGTggagaaaag TTGGTGGCCATTATCTCAGAGGCTGCTAGCTCTGGAATCTCCCTCCAAGCAGACAAGCGGGTAAAGAACCAGAGGCGGCGAGTCCACATGACATTGGAACTGCCTTGGAGTGCAGACAGGGCCATTCAGCAGTTTG GTCGCACCCATCGATCCAACCAGGTAACAGCCCCAGAGTACATCTTTCTCATCTCAGAATTGGCAGGGGAGCGACGTTTTGCCTCCATTGTGGCTAAGAGACTGGAGAGCCTG GGTGCGTTGACTCATGGAGACAGACGAGCGACAGAATCCAGAGACCTGAGCAAGTACAACTTTGAGAACAAG TATGGTACCAAGGCTCTTGATAAGATCACCAAATCAATTATGGGCCACATAGAGAATAAGGTCCCCCCTCCTAAAGGCTACCCAGGGGGGTGTGCCATGTTCTTCAGAG ATATGAAGCTTGGCATGATGGATGTGGGAATTCTTTGTAAGGATCCTCGGTTTGGGATCAGCACTGAGAAAG actgCAGCATCACCAAGTTCTTAAATCGCATCCTGGGTCTGGAAGTTCACAAGCAGAACTACCTGTTCCAGTATTTCACTGACAACTTTGACTACCTTATtgagaaagacaaaaaggagGGCAAATATGACATGGGAATCCTAG ATCTCGCTCCTGGCAATGATGAGATCtatgaggagaagcaggaaatCTTCTTGACAGCTGGAAACCCCCAGGATGGACAGGTTGTTCTCTATAAA ATCAGCGTGGACAGAGGGATGCCCTGGGAGGAAGCCTACAGCAGGTCGCTGAAGCTTAGCGGCTCTGACGAGGGATTCTACCTCTCACTAAAG CTGCGAGGTAACCATCCATGTGTGCTGCTAGCTGAGCAAGGAAGAGGTAAAAACTTCATTGTCTACAAGCCCAACATTGGCAAACAGTCCCAGACTGAGAGCCTGGACAAACTGCAGCAACGTTACAGAAAG gtggctccagaggaagcCAAGGACAGCTGGGAAAACCAATTTACCTTCTCTTTCAAGAAGTGTAGCCATGCAAACTG GAATGGGAAGTGTAAGAAAATTGAGGAAGGCCAGGAGTGCCTGCAGGGCATGCGTCTTCGTCAGTACCACATGCTGTGTGGTGCTCTGCTGCGCGTGTGGAAGCGCGTGGCGGATGTTGTGTCTGACATCACGAGCTCCAGCATCCTGCAAATCGTCCGCCTGAAAACCAAGCAGCATAACAAGCAAGTCG GTATCAAGATCCCAGAGAACTGTGTGGCACGTGTACGGGAGGAGCTCTTGCAAATGGacgaggaggtgaagaagaaacggagggagagggagcagcaggctCTGGAGCAGCGGGCCCTGGAGCAGCGGAAAATGGAGAACAGACATCTCCTTGCAAATTTGTTCAACCAGAAACCAGTTCTGAACAAGTCGCTGGTTCAGTCTCTCGCCCCAAATCAGTTCCTCAATCAGAAACCGAGCCAAAGTGTTTCACAAAGGACTCAAAGCGGGAGCGTCTCCCAGCTGCCCAGAGTTCAAGCCCTCCCCGAGTCCACTTTACAGCAGCCCCCACAGACCATGCCCATGCAGCCCTTACAGAGAAACCCCTGTCAAGGCCAGCAGAGGACCCATAACAGCTGGTCTACCatccccaccacctccaccaacCACCATGTCGCGCTGTCCAACCCTGCTAACCACGCCCCCAGCCTGCAGTCACAGTTTCACCCCCAGCAGATTTTACCCTTCTTCCAGGCGCTGAAGAACTCCGGTCTTCCGTTTCACCAGAACGCCCCGTCTCCAAGCTTGTCTTCCAACCCCCTGGATGAGATCTTGGACCTGACTGTGAGCTCGCCATCGCCCTCTCCAGACACCACAGAGGGCGGACCCAGCCTGGACAGCCTGACGAGACACTCCTCAGCTTTCGGAGATGACTTTAACCTGGAGTCCCTGATCTCCCTGCCTGCTCCAAATCCCCAGCCCGCTACCCAGCTACAGCCGCCTCTTctactccagcagcagcagaatcataACATGCTGGCCAATATCCACCAAGGCTTATTAGATTTTTTTGATTTGCCCCTGTGTCCCCAGATGTCCTCACAAAAACCAAACCCCTCCTCCTCTAACTCCTCCGGCTCTTCTTCCACCTCCCCCGTCTCAAACAGCCTGGTTTCTCAAGTCCCCACCGGCCAACCGCCCCCGTCCTCGCTAACgtcatcctcttcatctctcttcTCCAGCCCGtcctcgtcttcttctctgttttccAACTCTTTCCCCTCGCCCTACATCCACCCCCAGTCAGACCCTCTCCATCTGCCCAATGGCCACTGTAGCACCAACGCCCTCGATGTCCGCGAGGCTCTGAACAGCATGCTTCAGGACGGACACGACCGCAAGTCCGTCATCCAGTACCGCAATCAGGACTGA